Proteins from one Crocosphaera sp. UHCC 0190 genomic window:
- a CDS encoding type II toxin-antitoxin system HicB family antitoxin has translation MNLTIEVEQEEDGRWIAEVIDLPGVLVYGQTVEEAITKVQALALRVLADHLEQNEKTSSKLINVSFEAA, from the coding sequence ATGAACCTAACGATTGAAGTTGAACAAGAAGAAGACGGACGCTGGATAGCTGAAGTAATTGATTTACCAGGTGTTCTGGTCTATGGTCAAACCGTTGAAGAAGCAATTACAAAAGTCCAAGCACTAGCATTACGAGTCTTAGCAGATCATCTAGAACAAAATGAAAAGACCTCATCAAAGTTGATTAACGTATCTTTTGAGGCAGCATGA
- a CDS encoding cyclic nucleotide-binding domain-containing protein has product MLNPVETVKLFESQPEQTLTAGDIIFREGEKGQVMYGIVEGEVEMFINGKVIEVIQQGDVFGQGALVHEDYLRASTAVAKTNCKLAFLDREHFLFAVQQTPMFALEVMRSYSDRHRRLKRVMDSLGNI; this is encoded by the coding sequence GTGTTAAATCCCGTTGAAACCGTTAAGCTTTTTGAATCTCAACCTGAACAAACCTTAACCGCCGGGGACATCATCTTTCGGGAAGGAGAGAAAGGTCAGGTAATGTATGGCATCGTGGAAGGAGAAGTCGAAATGTTCATTAATGGCAAAGTTATTGAAGTGATTCAACAAGGGGATGTCTTTGGACAAGGGGCCCTGGTTCATGAAGATTATTTAAGAGCATCTACTGCTGTGGCAAAAACTAACTGTAAACTCGCTTTTTTAGATCGAGAACATTTTCTTTTTGCAGTTCAACAAACCCCGATGTTTGCTTTAGAAGTGATGCGGAGTTATTCAGATCGTCATCGCCGTTTAAAACGGGTTATGGATAGTTTAGGAAATATTTAA
- a CDS encoding histidine phosphatase family protein produces MGLMLYFLRHGQTAYSKTGGYCGKLENDPGLTPEGDEMAKAFADTYANLPWTAIYVSPLYRTRQTAKPLCEAIGLRMQLRPGLQEIGYGKWEGMHPTDIDQQYHDLYVKWLTDPAWNAPPGGERGIEIARRSSKVIEEIEQTYQTGNILIVSHKATIRIMLCGLLGIDIKYYRDRFLMPVAALSLVELTISGPLIHFIGDRSHLNDYLRSLPNT; encoded by the coding sequence ATGGGTTTAATGCTTTATTTTCTGCGTCATGGACAAACCGCCTACAGTAAGACTGGGGGATACTGTGGTAAGTTGGAAAATGATCCAGGATTAACCCCTGAAGGGGATGAAATGGCTAAAGCCTTTGCTGATACTTACGCTAACTTACCCTGGACAGCGATTTATGTTAGTCCTTTATATCGCACTAGACAAACAGCTAAGCCTTTGTGTGAAGCGATCGGGTTACGGATGCAACTACGACCAGGATTACAAGAAATTGGTTATGGTAAGTGGGAAGGAATGCACCCCACAGACATTGATCAGCAATATCATGATCTCTATGTGAAATGGTTAACTGATCCTGCTTGGAATGCTCCCCCAGGAGGGGAAAGGGGAATCGAGATTGCCCGTCGTAGTTCCAAAGTCATCGAAGAAATTGAACAAACTTATCAAACGGGTAACATTTTAATTGTCTCCCATAAAGCCACAATTCGCATTATGTTATGTGGATTACTTGGTATTGATATTAAATATTATCGTGATCGTTTTTTGATGCCTGTTGCGGCCCTGAGTTTGGTAGAATTAACCATCAGTGGCCCCCTGATTCATTTTATTGGCGATCGCTCTCATCTCAATGATTATTTACGTTCTTTACCTAATACCTAA
- the atpC gene encoding ATP synthase F1 subunit epsilon, producing MALTVRVITPDKTVWDGNVQEAILPSTSGQLGILTGHAPLLTALDIGVMRVRPDKEWKSLVVMGGFAEVEQDEIKVLVSAAEVGEAIDKEEAKAEFSEAQTRLEEANKGTERREQIKAATAFKRARARLQASGGLV from the coding sequence ATGGCATTAACAGTTCGTGTAATTACCCCAGATAAGACCGTTTGGGACGGCAATGTCCAAGAAGCGATCTTACCCAGCACCTCTGGCCAATTGGGCATTTTAACTGGCCATGCTCCCTTATTAACTGCCCTGGATATTGGGGTGATGCGGGTTCGTCCTGATAAAGAATGGAAAAGTCTTGTGGTGATGGGTGGCTTTGCTGAAGTCGAACAAGACGAAATTAAGGTGTTGGTTAGTGCTGCTGAAGTTGGTGAAGCCATTGATAAAGAGGAAGCCAAAGCCGAATTTTCTGAGGCTCAGACCCGTTTAGAGGAAGCTAATAAGGGAACAGAACGTCGGGAACAAATTAAAGCGGCTACCGCGTTTAAACGTGCCAGAGCGCGTCTTCAAGCGTCTGGTGGTTTAGTTTAA
- a CDS encoding hydratase, producing MNKLKLLLLFLFLLLNHFSAVASPKSEEMKKSPIHTKQSFLDDLPWLSLSSVDIEKIAQTLANAYQEKKAIINFPYSLTLQQAQEIQEQLIQLLIPYQGDIIGYKAGLTNPKAQEMFKVSEPVLGRLLEQMLLPSGAKVPAKFGAIPMIEGDLMVRVSSEKINQAKTPEETLKYLDAVIPFLELPDLVYDKDVQLNGEKLIAINVGARLGIVGKPVILSVDKLSNIQITLIDESGKVIAQGDSKALLGDPIKSVFWIKETLNNQGKTLKKGDLLSLGSMTPLIPVKPSKTITAKYQGLEANKTTEISVIFEE from the coding sequence ATGAATAAACTCAAATTATTGTTGTTATTTTTATTTCTTCTATTAAATCATTTTTCTGCGGTTGCTTCCCCGAAATCAGAGGAGATGAAGAAGTCTCCTATTCACACTAAACAGAGTTTTTTAGATGATTTACCTTGGTTAAGTTTATCATCAGTTGATATAGAAAAAATTGCCCAAACTCTAGCTAATGCTTATCAAGAAAAAAAAGCTATTATAAATTTCCCCTATTCTCTCACCCTACAGCAAGCACAAGAAATTCAAGAGCAATTAATTCAGCTTTTGATTCCCTATCAAGGTGATATTATAGGATATAAAGCAGGTTTAACTAATCCCAAAGCTCAGGAAATGTTTAAAGTTTCTGAACCAGTCTTAGGCAGATTGTTAGAACAAATGTTGCTACCTTCTGGGGCAAAAGTTCCAGCAAAATTTGGGGCAATACCCATGATAGAAGGTGATTTAATGGTCAGAGTAAGCAGTGAAAAGATCAATCAAGCAAAAACCCCCGAAGAAACTCTAAAATATCTCGATGCAGTGATTCCTTTTCTTGAATTACCTGATCTAGTTTATGATAAAGACGTACAATTAAACGGAGAAAAGTTAATCGCTATTAATGTGGGTGCAAGATTAGGAATTGTGGGAAAACCCGTTATTTTATCAGTAGATAAACTCAGTAATATTCAAATTACCCTAATTGATGAATCAGGAAAAGTTATTGCTCAAGGAGATAGTAAAGCTTTATTAGGTGATCCAATTAAGTCAGTTTTTTGGATCAAAGAAACCTTGAACAATCAAGGAAAAACCTTAAAGAAAGGTGATTTATTATCATTAGGTAGTATGACTCCTTTAATTCCTGTTAAACCAAGTAAAACAATCACCGCAAAATATCAAGGGTTAGAGGCAAACAAAACAACTGAAATATCTGTTATATTTGAAGAATAA
- a CDS encoding DUF433 domain-containing protein: MSYQNIITIEPGKRGGKPCIRGMRITVYDVLGWLAAGMSHEEILDDFPELTEEDIKACLEVAANRERYLIAVVGGT; this comes from the coding sequence ATGAGCTATCAAAATATTATTACGATTGAACCAGGGAAGCGGGGGGGTAAGCCTTGCATCAGGGGAATGCGAATAACCGTATATGACGTATTGGGGTGGTTAGCAGCAGGGATGTCTCATGAGGAAATTTTAGATGATTTTCCAGAGTTGACAGAGGAAGATATTAAAGCGTGTTTAGAAGTTGCTGCTAACCGAGAACGTTATTTAATTGCTGTGGTAGGTGGTACTTGA
- the atpD gene encoding F0F1 ATP synthase subunit beta, whose protein sequence is MVATTEQTSVGKITQIIGPVVDAEFPSGKLPRIYNALKVEGTNPAGNIVSVTCEVQQLLGDNQVRAVAMSGTDGMVRGMNVIDTGAPISVPVGKATLGRIFNVLGEPVDERGEVGTSETSPIHRPAPKLTDLETKPQVFETGIKVIDLLTPYRQGGKIGLFGGAGVGKTVIMMELINNIAIQHGGVSVFGGVGERTREGNDLYNEMIESGVINAENLNESKIALVYGQMNEPPGARMRVGLSALTMAEYFRDVNKQDVLLFIDNIFRFIQAGSEVSALLGRMPSAVGYQPTLGTDVGDLQERITSTKEGSITSIQAVYVPADDFTDPAPATTFAHLDGTTVLSRGLASKGIYPAVDPLDSTSTMLQPNIVGEEHYNTARAVQSTLQRYKELQDIIAILGLDELSEEDRRTVDRARKIERFLSQPFFVAEVFTGSPGKYVSLADTIKGFQMILNGELDDLPEQAFYLVGDINEAKAKAEKLKQA, encoded by the coding sequence ATGGTAGCTACAACAGAACAAACAAGCGTTGGTAAAATCACCCAGATCATCGGCCCCGTAGTCGATGCTGAATTTCCCAGTGGCAAATTACCCCGTATCTACAACGCCCTGAAAGTAGAAGGTACAAACCCTGCCGGGAACATAGTTTCCGTCACCTGTGAAGTCCAACAATTACTCGGTGACAACCAAGTTCGCGCCGTTGCGATGAGTGGTACTGACGGCATGGTCAGAGGCATGAATGTTATTGATACAGGCGCACCCATCAGTGTTCCCGTTGGTAAAGCGACTTTAGGTCGTATCTTTAACGTCTTAGGGGAACCCGTAGACGAAAGAGGAGAAGTAGGAACCTCGGAAACCTCTCCTATTCACCGCCCTGCTCCTAAATTAACTGATTTAGAAACCAAACCCCAGGTGTTTGAAACTGGAATTAAGGTGATCGATCTGCTCACCCCTTATCGTCAGGGTGGAAAAATTGGTCTGTTTGGCGGAGCGGGTGTGGGTAAAACCGTTATTATGATGGAGTTGATCAACAACATCGCCATCCAACACGGGGGTGTATCCGTGTTTGGTGGAGTGGGGGAACGTACCCGCGAAGGGAATGACCTCTACAACGAAATGATCGAATCTGGCGTAATTAACGCTGAGAACCTCAATGAATCCAAAATTGCTCTGGTTTATGGACAGATGAACGAACCCCCTGGAGCAAGAATGCGGGTGGGTCTATCTGCTTTAACCATGGCTGAATATTTCCGCGATGTCAACAAGCAAGACGTACTGCTGTTTATTGATAATATTTTCCGCTTCATTCAAGCTGGATCTGAAGTATCTGCACTCTTAGGCCGGATGCCCTCTGCGGTTGGATATCAGCCCACCCTAGGAACCGACGTGGGAGACTTACAGGAACGGATCACCTCCACTAAGGAAGGCTCTATTACTTCCATTCAAGCGGTTTACGTCCCTGCGGATGATTTCACCGACCCCGCCCCTGCGACAACCTTCGCTCACTTGGACGGAACCACTGTATTATCCCGTGGTTTGGCTTCTAAAGGGATTTATCCTGCGGTTGATCCCTTAGATTCTACCAGCACCATGTTACAACCCAATATTGTTGGGGAAGAACACTATAATACAGCCCGCGCAGTACAATCTACCCTACAACGATACAAAGAATTACAGGACATCATCGCCATTCTTGGTTTAGATGAATTATCTGAAGAAGATCGTCGGACTGTAGATCGGGCCCGTAAAATTGAGCGTTTCTTGTCTCAACCCTTCTTTGTCGCAGAAGTCTTTACTGGATCTCCTGGTAAATATGTCTCTTTAGCAGACACTATCAAAGGCTTCCAAATGATCCTTAATGGAGAATTAGATGATCTACCTGAACAGGCATTCTACCTGGTAGGTGACATCAACGAAGCTAAAGCTAAAGCTGAAAAACTTAAGCAAGCTTAA
- a CDS encoding phospholipid carrier-dependent glycosyltransferase — protein MPRQKFSLTQTHIWIILGLIWLGSNLCDRFWLILDHSIPAWDQSNHLSKSLQYVNALSSPQLLDGEWWRSFWMLSTKYPPITYILGAFFQKIFGLGNDQALLTNLLYSAILIISVYTLGKTLFSPQVGLWGAGLSMLFPRLYQTRLQFLLDTPLMTFTIACFCCLTLWKLQKTKQKQWLWTVNFGLAWGLALLTKQSIMFFLITPLLWLGISYIWQRNWERILQLIVSFIISSLLWFPWYRTNWIYLFSTVQNSNAIPATYEGDPPLNTLAAWTYYWQDLPLAMGWVLLIVSLVGLLLHLLGKFPGINEDVDSQRAIKGIQWLGIYFVGSYFVCSAIFNKDTRYIMSYLPILAIVLGYFLTLWRGKWEPVRWISVMVAVMVMITNLFPIPGTEQLSLLLSPGVSFRPYLGQEIPVSDIIKTVQETTPHQIANLGVIANTDSINHNTLNYYGQLANFQVYGRELGNKEDYILQDSKSFDWFVTKTGDNGFARDNQLAFAKTLENNPNFSVIKTWEMPDKSLVNLYQRKEQSIIVESLPKASDKIRLDKVIIPDQASPNYPIPITYEWSGNWQDLKEGIVLLSWYPKTAKTSEIAWIHDHGIGKGMLYGDLDNNQGVKVIENLAMLPDKKLPNGDYKLQAMYLNRKTHKTYLIPVPDVTLTLDNNAPAIISPELDLGTQLREISVNLGQGMSGLDIIFSKVGRFNQYDPIQDYLKQTEIALKYRLENHPGSHQLNWTYGLVLSQVLQEDPQGAIAALKQLIKLDPNNPYHHAYLAFIYLYNWQPKAAETALKPALEQQPKVEEFQALAGICAVMQGNFIKGWQILSSLLS, from the coding sequence ATGCCCCGTCAAAAATTTTCCTTGACTCAAACTCATATCTGGATAATTCTAGGACTAATATGGTTAGGAAGTAATCTCTGCGATCGCTTCTGGTTAATTTTAGATCATTCTATCCCTGCTTGGGATCAAAGTAATCATTTAAGCAAATCTCTGCAATATGTAAATGCTTTAAGCTCCCCTCAATTATTAGATGGAGAATGGTGGCGTAGTTTTTGGATGTTATCAACTAAATATCCTCCCATAACCTATATTTTGGGAGCATTTTTTCAAAAAATATTTGGGTTAGGTAATGATCAAGCTTTATTGACAAATTTACTTTATAGCGCAATTCTAATTATCTCAGTTTATACCCTTGGAAAAACCTTATTTAGTCCTCAAGTTGGGTTATGGGGTGCAGGGTTATCGATGTTATTTCCGCGCTTATATCAAACTCGTTTACAGTTTCTCCTTGATACCCCATTAATGACGTTTACTATTGCTTGTTTTTGCTGTCTAACTCTCTGGAAATTACAAAAAACCAAACAAAAACAGTGGTTATGGACAGTAAATTTTGGACTCGCTTGGGGACTTGCTTTGTTAACAAAACAAAGTATCATGTTTTTTCTTATTACCCCTTTGTTGTGGTTGGGAATTAGTTATATATGGCAACGAAACTGGGAAAGAATATTACAATTAATTGTGAGTTTTATTATCTCTAGTTTACTGTGGTTTCCCTGGTATCGAACTAACTGGATTTATTTATTTAGTACGGTACAAAATTCTAATGCTATTCCTGCAACTTATGAGGGAGATCCTCCTCTTAATACTTTAGCTGCTTGGACCTATTACTGGCAAGATTTACCCTTAGCAATGGGTTGGGTATTATTGATAGTTTCCTTGGTTGGTTTACTCTTACATCTCTTAGGAAAATTCCCAGGAATTAACGAAGATGTTGATAGTCAAAGAGCTATTAAAGGAATTCAATGGTTAGGTATTTATTTTGTAGGTTCCTATTTTGTTTGTTCGGCAATATTTAATAAAGATACTCGCTATATTATGTCCTATCTGCCAATCTTAGCAATAGTTTTAGGCTATTTTTTGACCCTATGGCGAGGTAAATGGGAACCTGTTAGATGGATAAGTGTTATGGTTGCTGTTATGGTAATGATTACTAATTTATTTCCTATTCCTGGTACTGAGCAGCTATCTTTATTATTAAGTCCTGGAGTTTCCTTTAGACCCTATTTAGGGCAAGAAATTCCGGTTTCTGATATTATTAAAACAGTTCAAGAAACGACCCCGCATCAAATTGCTAATTTAGGCGTAATTGCCAATACTGATTCCATTAATCATAATACCCTTAATTATTATGGTCAACTCGCTAATTTTCAAGTCTATGGACGAGAATTAGGTAATAAGGAAGATTATATTCTTCAGGATAGTAAATCCTTTGATTGGTTTGTTACTAAAACCGGAGATAATGGGTTTGCTAGAGATAATCAATTAGCCTTTGCTAAAACCTTAGAAAATAATCCCAATTTTTCAGTTATTAAAACTTGGGAAATGCCTGATAAAAGTTTAGTTAATCTCTATCAGCGCAAAGAGCAATCAATTATAGTTGAAAGTTTGCCTAAAGCAAGTGATAAGATCAGACTAGATAAAGTCATTATTCCTGATCAAGCTTCTCCTAATTATCCCATACCTATTACTTATGAATGGTCAGGAAATTGGCAAGATTTAAAAGAAGGAATTGTCTTACTCTCTTGGTATCCTAAAACAGCAAAAACATCAGAAATTGCTTGGATACATGATCATGGAATTGGTAAGGGAATGTTATATGGAGACTTAGACAATAATCAAGGAGTTAAAGTGATAGAAAATCTCGCCATGCTTCCCGACAAAAAACTTCCTAATGGTGACTATAAATTACAAGCAATGTATCTAAATCGCAAAACCCATAAAACCTACTTAATTCCTGTTCCTGATGTTACCTTAACCCTTGATAATAATGCTCCTGCTATCATATCTCCTGAATTAGACTTAGGAACTCAATTAAGAGAAATTTCTGTCAATTTAGGCCAAGGGATGTCAGGATTAGATATAATATTTAGTAAGGTAGGTCGTTTTAATCAATATGATCCCATTCAAGACTATCTCAAACAAACAGAAATTGCTCTCAAATATCGCTTAGAAAATCATCCAGGAAGCCATCAATTAAATTGGACTTATGGGTTAGTATTATCTCAGGTTTTACAAGAAGATCCCCAAGGCGCGATCGCCGCTTTAAAACAACTGATTAAACTTGACCCCAATAACCCTTATCATCATGCTTATTTAGCGTTTATTTATCTCTACAATTGGCAACCCAAGGCAGCAGAAACCGCCTTAAAACCTGCTCTTGAACAGCAACCCAAAGTTGAAGAATTTCAAGCCTTAGCGGGCATTTGTGCGGTGATGCAAGGCAATTTTATTAAAGGATGGCAAATCTTATCATCATTATTATCGTAA
- a CDS encoding esterase/lipase family protein, with translation MSHNQRNPVLLVHGLYNTVNKFNTMTNYLTNLGWSVHCFNLQPNNGDGHLDILAEQVNHYINNNFEPNQPLDLIGFSMGGIITRYYLQRLGGIDRVHRYISISAPNNGTLTAYALSRPGIKQMRPNSQFLQDLNKDIHETLSHLNVTIIWTPYDLMIFPAHSSKINLGTEIKLPVFSHEWMVRDTRLLNILSQSLSQPVTMVKKSLNTR, from the coding sequence ATGAGTCACAATCAACGCAATCCTGTATTATTAGTTCATGGACTTTACAATACAGTTAATAAGTTTAATACCATGACTAACTATCTTACTAATTTAGGTTGGTCAGTCCATTGTTTTAACCTACAACCAAATAATGGTGATGGCCATCTTGACATCTTAGCAGAACAGGTTAACCATTATATTAATAATAATTTTGAACCCAACCAACCCCTTGATTTAATTGGGTTTAGTATGGGAGGAATTATCACCCGTTACTACTTACAACGTCTTGGAGGAATTGATCGGGTTCATCGTTATATTAGTATTTCTGCACCAAATAATGGAACTCTAACAGCTTATGCTTTATCTCGTCCAGGAATCAAGCAAATGCGTCCTAATAGTCAATTTTTGCAAGACTTAAATAAAGATATTCACGAGACATTAAGTCATCTCAATGTTACCATTATTTGGACTCCCTATGATTTGATGATTTTTCCGGCTCATAGTTCTAAAATAAATCTAGGAACAGAAATTAAACTCCCTGTTTTTAGTCATGAATGGATGGTCAGAGATACCCGACTTTTAAACATCCTCTCCCAGTCTTTATCCCAACCTGTTACTATGGTAAAAAAATCCTTAAATACTCGGTAA
- a CDS encoding acylphosphatase, which translates to MTNSDTIFVHILINGKVQGVGYRYGTVQEARKLGIRGWVRNLADGRVEAVFGGDKPVIEQMVQWCHQGPRHAQVTDVTVEPLEPQLFQGFDIRETPS; encoded by the coding sequence ATGACCAACAGTGACACAATTTTTGTCCATATTTTAATTAACGGCAAAGTCCAAGGGGTCGGATATCGCTATGGAACGGTACAGGAGGCCAGAAAACTGGGAATTAGGGGATGGGTCAGAAATTTAGCTGATGGACGGGTAGAGGCGGTTTTTGGAGGGGATAAACCAGTAATTGAACAGATGGTGCAATGGTGTCATCAGGGGCCTCGTCATGCTCAGGTAACAGATGTAACGGTAGAACCCCTAGAACCCCAGTTATTTCAAGGGTTTGACATCAGAGAAACCCCATCTTAG
- a CDS encoding type II toxin-antitoxin system HicA family toxin gives MSQWRSTKAKQVLAALLKIGWKIKRETKGSHRILSHPDWPDFVFGFHDREEIGPKMLSRIAKNTGLQPKDL, from the coding sequence ATGAGTCAATGGAGATCAACCAAAGCTAAGCAAGTATTAGCAGCTTTACTAAAAATTGGTTGGAAGATTAAACGAGAAACAAAGGGATCTCATCGTATTTTGTCACATCCTGATTGGCCAGACTTCGTTTTTGGGTTTCATGATAGAGAGGAAATTGGCCCCAAGATGCTGTCTCGTATTGCCAAGAATACAGGTTTGCAACCGAAAGATCTGTAG
- a CDS encoding DUF5615 family PIN-like protein, with the protein MKLLFDQNLSRKLVSRLADIFPNSSHVQFYKRYSCGFQLPWDFKNHFRLPTSAIFPQWPRSDNV; encoded by the coding sequence TTGAAACTACTGTTTGACCAAAATTTGAGCCGTAAATTAGTCTCTCGACTTGCCGATATTTTTCCTAATTCTAGTCATGTTCAGTTCTATAAAAGGTATAGTTGTGGCTTCCAGCTTCCTTGGGATTTTAAAAATCACTTCCGACTTCCGACTTCGGCCATATTCCCCCAATGGCCCAGAAGTGATAATGTATAG